In the Neomonachus schauinslandi chromosome 13, ASM220157v2, whole genome shotgun sequence genome, one interval contains:
- the LOC110581730 gene encoding 60S ribosomal protein L12-like produces the protein MPPKFDPRGIKVKYLRYTGGKDNVTSALALKISPRLSPKKEPPGDRKKQKTIKHSGNITFDEIVNIARQMQHRSLARELSGTIKEILGPAQSVGCNVDGHHPHDINSGYNGMPS, from the exons ATGCCACCTAAGTTCGACCCCAGAGGGATCAAAGTCAAATACCTGAGGTACACTGGTGGGAAAGATAATGTCACATCTGCCCTGGCTCTCAAGATCTCCCCAAGGCTGTCTCCAAAAAAG GAACCGccaggagacagaaagaagcagaaaaccaTTAAGCACAGTGGAAATATCACTTTTGATGAGATTGTCAACATTGCCCGACAGATGCAGCACCGATCTTTAGCCAGAGAACTCTCTGGAACCATTAAAGAGATCCTGGGGCCTGCCCAATCTGTGGGCTGCAATGTTGATGGCCACCACCCTCATGACATCAACAGTGGTTACAATGGAATGCCCAGCTAG